A section of the Oryza sativa Japonica Group chromosome 1, ASM3414082v1 genome encodes:
- the LOC4323976 gene encoding protein ABERRANT PANICLE ORGANIZATION 1-like: MTAHFRILRQEHKSSPFFFCSLPSAAAGNKPAIHPSMAAACAWDALPEHLQERILSLLPLTALLPVAAASRALRRLLRSRAFHALLTPHRLDAFFLLSPRLAFHPLSRRLLPAPPAASPPVVSSPSHLVTAASLLRLPPLPATSYLLAVVLPIPASSSSSSSCSREFTLVAVTAGARVRSYTLDSADPSPRWDPRGDLPLPFALLGNAAGDRRQLFVLGRGPDAILVFDLATGQWTVLPAAMPLGLTTAHLFVFGGRLFLVGGVERFGVVERVLVWRLEGSEAAAEWTEVGAMPEEVFDELVAGRHGSFWHFQAADRMGIVCLYNAVDGRLVMFDAVDGGWTRLSRVSGLDVEESRRWFGHVVEPRVELLLG; this comes from the coding sequence ATGACCGCCCATTTCCGTATTCTCCGGCAGGAACACAAATCTtccccattttttttttgttcgctTCCATCCGCCGCAGCAGGAAACAAACcggcgatccatccatccatggccgccgcctgcgcGTGGGACGCCCTCCCGGAGCACCTCCAGGAGCggatcctctctctcctcccgctCACCGCGCtgctccccgtcgccgccgcctcccgcgcgctccgccgcctcctccgctcccggGCCTTCCACGCCCTCCTCACCCCGCACCGCCTCgacgccttcttcctcctctccccgcgcCTCGCCTTCCACCCGctctcccgccgcctcctccccgccccgcccgccgcctcccctcccgtcgtctcctccccctcccacctcgtcaccgccgcctcgctcctccgcctcccgccccTCCCCGCCACCTCctacctcctcgccgtcgtcctccccatcccggcctcctcctcctcctcctcctcatgctcccgCGAGTTTACCCTCGTCGCGGTCACCGCGGGCGCCCGTGTCCGCTCCTACACCCTCGACTCTGCCGATCCCTCCCCGCGGTGGGACCCTCGAGGGGATCTCCCTCTCCCGTTCGCGCTCCTCGGCAACGCGGCTGGCGACCGCCGCCAGCTCTTCGTTCTCGGCCGCGGCCCCGACGCGATTCTCGTCTTTGATCTCGCGACGGGGCAGTGGACGGTGCTGCCCGCTGCGATGCCACTCGGCCTCACGACGGCACACCTGTTCGTCTTCGGTGGGCGGCTGTTCTTGGTAGGCGGGGTGGAGAGGTTTGGGGTGGTGGAACGTGTGCTGGTGTGGAGGCTGGAGGGCTCCGAGGCGGCCGCGGAGTGGACGGAGGTGGGAGCGATGCCGGAGGAGGTGTTCGATGAGCTTGTGGCTGGTCGGCATGGCAGCTTCTGGCATTTTCAGGCTGCAGACAGAATGGGGATCGTTTGCCTGTACAATGCTGTAGATGGGAGGCTGGTGATGTTTGATGCGGTGGATGGTGGGTGGACTAGGCTGTCACGAGTGTCTGGTTTGGACGTTGAGGAGAGCCGCCGGTGGTTTGGGCATGTCGTGGAGCCGCGCGTGGAACTCCTGCTGGGATAG